In the Clostridium beijerinckii genome, one interval contains:
- the ypdE gene encoding aminopeptidase — MNDILLKALSDADSIASNENEVRKILYKELEKYSDEVFCDNIGSVIFYKKGKGEKPLKIMFCAHMDEVGFIVRSISDIGFIYLMAVGGVQDKSKEMQVVRLTTFTGKKIEGLLNVTKDSEGNVKDMYVDIGCDTFDEVKSLGVEIGNMVCFASGARQLSNEKVYMGKAMDDRAGCYVIAEVMKKMKDDLENDIYFVGTSSEEVGIRGGKTSTYIINPDIVFALDVANNPELTKNYTNHRLIGKGPMIVHYDKTMSPNIKLLRYVMNMADEKGIPYQCDMFSGGGTDAGNAHLDRGGKLSLVLGIPLRYCHGAYSFVHSDDLENLIKLVYELCYRLKHENYEKFMDFLGGYEND, encoded by the coding sequence ATGAATGATATTTTATTAAAAGCATTAAGTGATGCGGATAGTATAGCTTCAAATGAAAATGAAGTCAGGAAAATTTTATACAAGGAACTTGAAAAATATAGTGATGAGGTTTTTTGCGATAATATCGGAAGCGTTATATTTTATAAAAAAGGGAAAGGTGAGAAGCCACTGAAAATTATGTTCTGTGCCCATATGGATGAAGTGGGCTTTATAGTCCGCAGTATTTCTGATATCGGTTTTATCTATCTTATGGCTGTCGGCGGGGTGCAGGATAAAAGCAAAGAAATGCAGGTAGTTAGGTTAACAACCTTTACTGGCAAAAAAATAGAGGGACTGTTAAATGTTACGAAAGATAGTGAAGGAAATGTAAAAGATATGTACGTTGACATTGGATGCGACACTTTTGATGAAGTTAAATCATTGGGTGTAGAGATAGGAAATATGGTTTGCTTCGCAAGTGGTGCTAGACAATTATCAAATGAAAAGGTTTATATGGGAAAAGCAATGGATGACAGGGCTGGCTGCTATGTTATTGCCGAGGTCATGAAGAAGATGAAAGATGATTTGGAAAACGATATTTATTTCGTTGGCACAAGCAGTGAGGAAGTAGGAATCCGAGGAGGGAAAACTTCAACCTATATAATCAATCCAGACATAGTATTTGCTTTAGATGTAGCAAATAATCCAGAACTTACAAAAAATTATACAAATCATCGTCTTATTGGAAAGGGACCAATGATTGTGCATTATGATAAGACAATGTCCCCGAATATAAAGCTCCTAAGGTATGTCATGAATATGGCGGATGAAAAAGGAATTCCATATCAATGCGATATGTTTAGCGGAGGAGGAACTGATGCTGGAAATGCCCATTTAGATCGAGGAGGAAAACTATCATTGGTCTTAGGAATACCATTAAGATATTGCCATGGCGCATATTCTTTTGTCCATAGTGATGATTTGGAAAATTTAATTAAACTTGTATATGAGCTGTGTTATCGTTTAAAACATGAAAATTACGAAAAATTTATGGATTTTTTAGGAGGATATGAAAATGACTGA
- a CDS encoding MalY/PatB family protein — translation MKYNFDEVHNRLGTYSTQWDYIEDRFHKKDLIPFSISDTDFIIPKPITEKILQVASHQIYGYTRWNHHDFKSSITEHYKRRFNTCIEEDWILYSTSVMYSVSLLIRLLSSPKDKILTFNPMYDSFFTVIEDNDRILVSNDLIHKDGVFEIDFDLFEKQVQDCRILLLCSPHNPTGMIWSKDDMKRMILLCKKYNTKIISDEIHMDIQIGQKKQIPLLSHIYDYDELYTASSSSKIFNTPGLIGSYVIIPNETVRNDFLYHTRKRDFLNSASIFGMYATMVGYMQCDDYIDELNDYIRGNMKLVEDFIKSELPDFKFKKPDATYLAWIDGRGVPFTSEQIQDALVNVGGVAIMKGETYGKNGAKYLRMNLGCSRSKVEDGVKRFKKAMDYLYSK, via the coding sequence ATGAAATATAATTTTGATGAGGTTCATAATCGCTTGGGAACTTATTCTACACAATGGGATTATATTGAAGATCGCTTTCATAAGAAAGATTTAATACCATTTTCAATTTCAGATACCGATTTTATTATTCCAAAACCAATTACTGAAAAAATTCTTCAAGTTGCCAGCCATCAGATATATGGATATACCAGGTGGAATCATCATGATTTCAAATCCTCTATAACAGAACATTATAAGAGAAGATTTAATACATGTATTGAAGAAGATTGGATCTTATATAGTACAAGTGTTATGTATTCAGTATCATTATTAATCAGGCTGTTAAGTTCTCCAAAAGATAAGATTTTGACATTTAATCCTATGTATGATTCGTTTTTTACAGTTATAGAGGATAATGATCGCATATTGGTATCAAATGATTTAATTCATAAAGACGGTGTATTTGAAATTGATTTTGATTTGTTTGAGAAACAGGTACAGGACTGCAGAATATTGCTTTTATGCTCTCCACATAATCCAACAGGTATGATATGGTCAAAAGATGATATGAAGCGCATGATATTATTGTGTAAAAAATATAATACAAAGATAATTTCGGATGAGATACATATGGATATACAGATTGGACAAAAGAAACAAATACCGCTTTTATCTCATATCTATGATTATGATGAGTTATATACAGCATCTTCTTCCAGTAAAATATTTAATACTCCTGGTTTGATTGGTTCATATGTGATAATACCAAATGAGACGGTGAGAAATGATTTTTTATATCATACTAGGAAGAGAGATTTTTTGAATTCTGCAAGTATATTTGGAATGTATGCCACAATGGTAGGGTATATGCAATGCGATGATTATATCGATGAGTTAAATGACTATATTCGTGGTAATATGAAGCTGGTGGAGGACTTTATTAAGAGTGAGCTGCCAGACTTCAAATTTAAAAAACCAGATGCCACTTATTTGGCATGGATAGATGGAAGGGGAGTTCCATTCACATCTGAACAGATTCAGGATGCGCTAGTAAATGTGGGTGGAGTTGCTATTATGAAGGGCGAAACCTATGGGAAGAATGGTGCAAAATATTTGAGGATGAATTTAGGATGTAGTCGCTCAAAGGTTGAAGATGGGGTAAAGCGATTTAAAAAAGCCATGGATTATTTGTATTCAAAATAG
- a CDS encoding PTS lactose/cellobiose transporter subunit IIA, translated as MTEVEQSIIMEMISSAGESKVKSFEALKKVKTREYDEARKLLNEAREADLAAHQIQTKIITAELSNIENKPEVGLLMVHAQDHYMTAQLARDLIEALINVFEEREEK; from the coding sequence ATGACTGAAGTAGAACAAAGCATTATTATGGAGATGATTTCTTCCGCAGGTGAAAGTAAGGTAAAATCTTTTGAAGCATTAAAAAAGGTAAAGACAAGAGAGTATGATGAGGCTCGTAAATTATTAAATGAAGCCAGAGAGGCAGATTTGGCTGCTCATCAAATTCAAACAAAGATTATAACTGCTGAATTGTCAAATATCGAAAATAAACCTGAAGTTGGGTTATTAATGGTACATGCACAAGACCATTATATGACTGCTCAATTAGCCAGAGATCTAATTGAGGCGTTAATAAATGTATTTGAAGAAAGGGAGGAAAAATAA
- a CDS encoding RDD family protein: MHKSWRKVTSWVDRKPSNVSISKRLLAYIIDWCLGGIISGFPAVLIYRAVTKKGDMFSNLYVFASLGYSNGWAYLAGGLCFIVALIYYVYIPYKKYHGQTIGKHFVKIKIVKTDYSEVDLKTLLIRQIVGIMVIEGAAIVITSYLIQLLTLVTGFYFEYYLGIAARILTIVSGILVLSTLSHRAIHDYISGTTVVSEND, from the coding sequence ATGCATAAATCATGGAGAAAAGTAACATCATGGGTGGATAGGAAGCCGTCTAATGTGAGCATATCAAAACGGCTACTGGCTTACATCATAGATTGGTGTTTGGGAGGAATTATCTCAGGATTCCCTGCGGTCTTAATTTATAGAGCGGTGACAAAGAAAGGAGATATGTTTAGCAATCTCTATGTGTTTGCGAGTCTGGGATATTCAAACGGATGGGCATATTTAGCTGGTGGCCTATGTTTTATTGTAGCTCTAATTTATTATGTATATATCCCTTATAAAAAGTACCATGGTCAGACAATTGGAAAGCATTTTGTTAAGATTAAAATCGTAAAAACGGATTATTCAGAAGTAGATTTAAAAACCCTTTTAATAAGACAAATTGTAGGGATCATGGTGATAGAGGGAGCTGCAATTGTTATAACAAGTTATTTAATACAGCTACTTACTCTTGTGACCGGTTTTTATTTTGAATACTATCTTGGAATAGCAGCCAGAATTTTAACAATTGTGTCCGGAATCTTGGTTTTAAGTACGCTATCACATAGGGCTATTCATGATTATATTTCTGGAACAACGGTTGTATCAGAAAACGATTAG
- a CDS encoding M24 family metallopeptidase has translation MAKRIEKIHEFMNDNNIDALLIKSKTMKKWLSTMTGSGCNVLITKNKGFLILDGRYLTEAKEKEHDLEIILHSSHGMGCNYLSAAQDILKKEHCHNLGVEASQMLVKEYRDVEKIGVPIILLDEEIDNLRIVKQQEEIDIMQEAVDITDDIYKKVLANIHVGMAEYEISALVQYYSIAQGAQQMSFDTIVATGERTAFPHGRPTGRRVKAHEPIMIDFGIQYKNYQSDMTRMCFIGEPEPKIKEIYDIVLKAQLVGLNAINAGVITSDVDKAARDVTTKNGYGQYFNHGLGHGLGIGDGCELPILNSTSKTILKEHMMMSCEPGIYVPNIGGVRIEDDVVIIDGRGVPLNKTTKDYIILEVK, from the coding sequence ATGGCTAAAAGGATAGAAAAAATACATGAGTTCATGAATGATAATAATATTGATGCTCTGCTTATTAAAAGCAAAACTATGAAAAAATGGTTATCGACTATGACAGGCAGCGGATGCAATGTCTTAATCACTAAAAATAAAGGGTTCCTTATATTAGATGGGAGATATTTGACTGAGGCTAAAGAAAAAGAACATGATCTTGAAATCATTCTTCACTCATCTCATGGAATGGGATGTAATTATCTATCGGCAGCTCAAGATATATTGAAGAAAGAACATTGCCACAATTTAGGGGTTGAAGCTTCTCAGATGTTAGTTAAAGAATACAGAGATGTTGAAAAGATTGGTGTTCCGATTATTCTGCTAGATGAAGAAATAGACAATTTACGTATTGTTAAACAGCAGGAAGAAATAGATATCATGCAAGAGGCAGTTGATATAACAGACGATATTTATAAAAAAGTGCTCGCAAATATTCATGTAGGAATGGCAGAGTATGAAATAAGCGCTTTGGTCCAATATTATTCAATTGCACAAGGAGCGCAGCAAATGTCTTTTGATACAATTGTAGCAACTGGGGAGAGAACTGCTTTTCCACATGGCAGGCCAACTGGACGCAGAGTCAAGGCTCATGAACCAATTATGATTGATTTTGGGATTCAATATAAAAATTATCAGTCAGATATGACGCGCATGTGCTTTATCGGAGAGCCTGAACCTAAGATTAAAGAAATTTACGATATAGTTTTGAAAGCACAGCTGGTAGGATTGAACGCTATTAATGCGGGAGTTATTACTAGTGATGTGGATAAGGCTGCCAGGGATGTTACTACGAAAAATGGATATGGGCAGTATTTCAATCATGGCCTGGGTCACGGACTTGGAATCGGTGATGGCTGTGAATTGCCAATTTTGAATTCTACAAGTAAGACCATTTTAAAGGAACATATGATGATGTCCTGTGAGCCTGGAATCTATGTACCGAATATCGGGGGCGTTCGTATTGAAGATGATGTGGTTATCATTGATGGCAGAGGTGTTCCACTAAATAAAACTACAAAGGATTATATAATTTTGGAGGTGAAATAA
- a CDS encoding efflux RND transporter permease subunit codes for MSITEISVKRPAAMWMAVILFIGLGIMGYKSMGADLMPSMNIPVISIMTTYNGASAEDIKKDIVKPIEDAVSGISGVDVLNSTSGEGYGTVTITFKMSANINTAYLDVQKAVELASARLPKAADKPILYKMDMSSIPMMIVSINGDASYEELYNQSDILKQRLEKVPGVGSISLLGADKKQLMIKIDKATMEYYGVNIDTLMGTLQASNVNVPAGDIKQEGLDQSVRIIGQFSSVDAVRNLLIPTGNGVTIRLGDIAKVDLEVPDPTVVTRFGGNKTIAMMLGKQSDSNVVDVADSVKKELEDVKKTLPKGTEVNILMDTTTFINSSLTQIKHNLAEGIITTAFVLYLFFRSFRSSLVVLIAIPTSLVATFFMMYQMHFTLNMLSLMGLSLVVGTLVDDSIVVIENIQRHMDMGKNPIAAAIEGRKEVGMAAIAITLCDVVVFAPVSLVSGLVGQMFREFGLTIVAATMFSLIVSFTITPMLSSRLLKNESLKEVLVKKEKSKFLSKINFKFIKIISSKFSRINAKTEGSFEKLVETYRKALIWSLDNRKKVLAIVVAGVVFSVMLIPMGAIKSEFIPMADQSSLQINVKLAPGSTLKQTDEKVSELEKYLQETKEVKNYFSLIGHDGEATADKSIAQIFINLVPKDERKKSQSELASEIRRFGKNMSGVDLNVAESSSSGGSGKPVSIKIKGNDSDTIRDLSNEVEKLLNTVPGITDISNSTSSRSSELRVNIDNLAATQYNISTTNIGSVVRMALAGTNVGVYRSKNEENDITLKFENGQIKSAEDLKSLKITNSLGQQIPLSQVASIQKIDSAPSISREDKQDMVTVEANIQGRVLGEVTDDINAKLKALSVPDGYSISFGGNQKQMAESFSSLGLALCASLALVYMILVVLYESFLTPFIRMMALPCAIIGAFGLLALTGQTLNLMSIIGLIMLEGLASKNGTLLIDYTNTLMKRGMNLRDALIESGATRLRPIIMTSATMIVSMLPVALSMGEGTEMKKSMAIVIIGGMVASTILSPIVLPIIYTLMDDLKGVVSFKKKKNQNLEGGSTYEV; via the coding sequence ATGAGTATAACTGAAATATCAGTAAAAAGACCAGCAGCCATGTGGATGGCAGTAATCTTATTTATTGGACTTGGAATCATGGGTTATAAAAGCATGGGGGCAGATTTAATGCCATCTATGAATATTCCTGTTATATCAATAATGACAACTTATAATGGTGCTAGTGCAGAAGATATTAAGAAAGATATTGTAAAACCAATTGAAGATGCAGTTTCTGGAATAAGCGGTGTTGATGTTTTAAATTCAACTTCTGGAGAAGGCTATGGTACTGTTACAATAACCTTTAAAATGAGTGCAAATATAAATACCGCATATTTAGATGTCCAAAAGGCAGTTGAACTTGCCTCTGCAAGACTTCCTAAAGCCGCAGATAAGCCTATTTTATATAAAATGGATATGAGTTCCATACCTATGATGATAGTTTCAATAAATGGGGATGCCAGTTATGAGGAACTTTATAATCAATCTGATATCTTAAAGCAAAGATTAGAAAAAGTACCTGGGGTGGGAAGTATTTCATTGCTAGGTGCTGATAAGAAGCAATTGATGATAAAAATTGATAAAGCAACTATGGAGTATTATGGAGTGAACATTGATACTTTAATGGGCACACTGCAGGCGTCCAACGTTAATGTACCAGCTGGAGATATTAAACAAGAAGGCTTGGATCAATCTGTTAGAATTATTGGGCAGTTTAGTAGCGTTGATGCAGTTAGAAATCTATTAATACCAACAGGTAATGGAGTGACAATTCGCCTTGGTGATATTGCAAAAGTTGACTTAGAAGTTCCAGATCCTACCGTAGTAACAAGATTTGGTGGTAATAAGACTATAGCAATGATGCTAGGAAAGCAAAGTGATTCAAACGTAGTAGACGTTGCTGATTCTGTAAAAAAGGAATTAGAAGATGTAAAAAAGACACTTCCAAAAGGAACGGAAGTAAATATTTTAATGGATACTACTACGTTTATTAATTCTTCACTTACTCAAATAAAACATAATCTTGCAGAAGGTATCATAACTACTGCATTTGTACTTTATTTATTCTTCCGTAGTTTCCGTTCTTCACTAGTAGTTTTAATTGCAATTCCAACATCGCTGGTTGCTACATTTTTTATGATGTATCAGATGCACTTTACCTTAAACATGCTGTCTTTGATGGGCTTATCTCTTGTTGTAGGTACCCTGGTGGATGATTCTATAGTTGTTATAGAAAATATACAGCGGCATATGGATATGGGGAAAAATCCTATAGCTGCAGCCATTGAAGGACGTAAGGAAGTAGGAATGGCAGCAATAGCTATAACTTTATGCGATGTTGTCGTATTTGCCCCTGTTTCACTTGTGTCAGGTTTAGTTGGGCAGATGTTTAGAGAATTTGGACTTACAATAGTTGCAGCTACAATGTTTTCTCTAATTGTATCTTTTACAATTACACCAATGCTTTCTTCAAGGCTATTAAAAAATGAAAGCCTTAAAGAGGTGTTAGTAAAAAAAGAAAAATCTAAATTTTTAAGTAAAATAAATTTTAAATTTATTAAAATAATAAGTTCTAAATTCAGTAGAATAAATGCTAAAACAGAAGGCTCTTTTGAAAAACTAGTAGAAACCTATAGAAAAGCTTTAATATGGTCTTTAGATAATAGGAAAAAAGTTTTAGCTATAGTTGTTGCAGGAGTTGTGTTTAGTGTCATGCTTATTCCAATGGGGGCAATAAAGTCAGAGTTTATACCTATGGCGGATCAGAGTTCTCTTCAAATTAATGTGAAGCTTGCACCGGGATCAACTTTAAAACAAACGGATGAAAAGGTCTCTGAACTAGAAAAATATTTGCAAGAAACAAAAGAAGTAAAAAATTATTTTTCGCTTATTGGACATGATGGAGAAGCAACTGCAGATAAATCCATTGCTCAGATTTTCATTAACCTAGTTCCTAAGGATGAACGTAAAAAAAGTCAAAGTGAACTTGCAAGTGAGATTCGCAGATTTGGTAAAAATATGTCTGGAGTAGATTTAAATGTAGCAGAGTCATCTTCGTCTGGTGGTAGTGGTAAGCCTGTATCAATTAAAATAAAAGGAAATGATTCAGATACTATAAGAGATTTATCCAATGAAGTTGAAAAGTTACTAAATACAGTACCAGGAATCACTGATATAAGTAATTCTACAAGTTCAAGAAGCAGTGAACTTAGGGTGAATATAGATAACCTTGCGGCTACTCAGTACAATATTTCTACTACAAATATAGGAAGTGTTGTTAGAATGGCTCTTGCAGGAACCAATGTTGGAGTATACAGATCAAAGAATGAGGAAAATGATATAACACTTAAATTTGAAAACGGACAAATAAAGAGTGCTGAAGATCTTAAGTCTTTGAAAATTACAAATTCCTTAGGGCAGCAAATTCCACTTAGTCAAGTTGCTTCTATTCAAAAAATAGATAGTGCCCCTTCTATATCTAGAGAAGATAAACAGGATATGGTTACTGTTGAAGCTAATATTCAAGGAAGGGTTCTTGGAGAAGTTACCGATGATATTAATGCTAAACTAAAGGCTCTTTCGGTTCCTGATGGATATAGTATAAGCTTTGGAGGAAATCAAAAACAGATGGCGGAAAGTTTTTCTTCTCTTGGACTTGCTTTATGTGCATCCTTAGCTCTTGTTTATATGATTTTAGTAGTGCTTTATGAGTCCTTCTTAACTCCATTTATAAGAATGATGGCACTACCTTGTGCTATTATAGGAGCTTTTGGTTTACTGGCTCTAACTGGACAGACTTTAAATTTAATGTCAATAATTGGATTAATTATGTTAGAAGGATTAGCATCTAAAAATGGTACATTACTTATAGATTATACTAATACCCTTATGAAGAGAGGAATGAATTTAAGAGATGCTCTTATAGAATCTGGTGCTACTAGATTAAGACCGATAATCATGACAAGTGCTACCATGATTGTTTCTATGTTACCAGTTGCTTTATCCATGGGTGAAGGAACTGAAATGAAAAAGAGTATGGCTATAGTAATCATTGGAGGAATGGTTGCATCAACAATACTTTCACCAATTGTATTACCAATTATTTATACATTAATGGATGATTTAAAAGGAGTAGTATCTTTTAAAAAGAAGAAAAATCAAAACCTAGAGGGGGGCAGCACCTATGAAGTTTAA
- a CDS encoding efflux RND transporter periplasmic adaptor subunit, whose translation MKFKGLKKNKKLLIIGIVLVIIVAIIISILAKKKPVEVMQDVKNVKTQKITTGTISTIVEYASNLKPAKEVMVLPKAGGRVATVDVKVGYKVSVGQTLFTLDTTDYAAQLEQAEAGVSAASANLERTSDSGFTQQLLQAEQLVGKLQIQYNSVKDSYDRAQTLYSAQAVAKKDLDDAKAQYDAIAIDLKNAQDSLELLKSKSGPQATKAAEAQLEQAQAGVSAVQNQISNATVTAPIDGVVSEKAVEVGQLASAQSGSVTLIDYNSLSAEINVPDKMLEKIKVGLSVPVTINALPDSKIVGVIDNISPNTSSKNNFYIVKVKIDNTNNNIQAGMFAKISLPAENKDNILMVPNETIKMENGVNYLYAVDNGVVKKISVETGISNEKFTEVTGKVQDGIDVITEGQNLLSDGEKVNIVQ comes from the coding sequence ATGAAGTTTAAGGGTTTAAAGAAAAATAAAAAGCTTTTAATAATAGGGATAGTTTTAGTGATTATTGTGGCCATAATTATTTCTATCCTTGCCAAAAAGAAACCTGTAGAAGTAATGCAGGATGTTAAAAATGTAAAAACTCAAAAGATAACAACTGGAACTATTTCTACAATTGTAGAATATGCAAGTAACCTAAAGCCAGCAAAAGAGGTAATGGTTTTGCCGAAAGCAGGAGGAAGAGTTGCGACTGTGGATGTAAAGGTGGGATATAAAGTTAGTGTAGGTCAAACATTATTTACCTTGGATACAACAGATTATGCAGCACAACTTGAGCAGGCAGAGGCTGGAGTGAGTGCAGCTAGTGCTAACTTAGAAAGAACAAGCGACTCCGGGTTTACACAGCAATTATTGCAAGCGGAACAGTTGGTAGGAAAGTTACAAATCCAATATAATAGTGTAAAAGACAGTTATGACAGAGCACAAACTTTGTATTCAGCACAAGCAGTAGCTAAAAAGGATTTGGATGACGCAAAAGCTCAATATGATGCAATAGCTATAGACTTAAAAAATGCACAAGATAGCTTAGAGCTATTAAAGAGCAAGTCAGGGCCTCAAGCTACAAAAGCTGCTGAAGCACAGCTTGAACAAGCACAAGCAGGAGTGAGTGCCGTGCAAAATCAAATAAGTAACGCTACCGTTACTGCACCAATAGATGGAGTTGTGTCAGAAAAAGCTGTAGAAGTAGGACAACTTGCAAGTGCGCAATCAGGATCAGTTACTCTTATAGATTATAATAGTCTAAGTGCAGAAATAAATGTTCCTGATAAGATGCTTGAGAAAATTAAAGTAGGTCTATCTGTACCAGTTACTATAAATGCATTACCAGATTCAAAAATAGTTGGAGTAATAGATAATATCAGCCCAAATACAAGTTCTAAAAATAATTTCTACATTGTGAAGGTTAAAATTGATAATACTAATAACAATATACAGGCAGGTATGTTTGCTAAAATATCATTACCAGCTGAAAATAAGGACAACATCCTGATGGTTCCAAATGAAACAATCAAAATGGAGAATGGTGTAAATTATCTTTATGCAGTTGATAATGGCGTGGTTAAAAAGATATCAGTTGAAACAGGAATTTCAAATGAAAAATTTACAGAAGTAACAGGCAAAGTGCAAGATGGCATAGATGTCATTACTGAAGGCCAAAATTTATTAAGTGATGGAGAAAAGGTAAATATAGTACAATAG
- a CDS encoding PTS sugar transporter subunit IIB, with protein sequence MKIVLCCAGGFSTTMLMDSMKNTIKKSEKLKEEDFIFTAIPVDVLESEVEGCDAVVVGPQIAHKLDYIKSIIDPHEIPYVVVDKETYGKMDGATVLKKVLIERKKADMKKIK encoded by the coding sequence ATGAAAATTGTATTATGCTGTGCAGGAGGTTTTTCAACAACTATGCTTATGGATAGTATGAAAAACACCATTAAAAAAAGTGAAAAACTTAAAGAGGAGGACTTTATATTCACTGCAATTCCTGTAGATGTTCTTGAAAGTGAAGTAGAAGGGTGTGATGCGGTTGTTGTAGGACCACAAATTGCACATAAGTTGGATTATATTAAATCAATTATTGATCCACATGAGATTCCTTATGTTGTTGTAGATAAGGAGACTTATGGCAAGATGGATGGAGCAACAGTATTAAAAAAAGTTCTTATAGAACGTAAAAAAGCTGATATGAAAAAAATAAAGTAA
- a CDS encoding PTS sugar transporter subunit IIC: MFNKFEAFMSKYLAPLANKMDKEIHLSAIKKAMVALMPLLIIGSFCLIPEAIPNMIGENNPISQWILANIDIIYIPYNVGMALMALYATAFMAYHLANSYKLDVPGCISMAVISFLMMTVDYTKDGGIITKYLGPKGLFAAMFAAIIAVELYRWCKKKKFTIKMPDSVPDFVSRSFEMIPISIIIIGFFLIIRIVCVNVFNIMPPLIFTSIFAPLVGSMDNPLSYTFLKMLQCLLFFFGIHPSVLSPITTPISTQFLAENIANYKAGLAMTHFFAPGPESAFGNFTGTGITFGLVFWCLLSKSKALKQIGRVALIPALFGINEPILFGAPIVLNPIFFIPYVICGGIIGTIPGWMMKFGMLSCSFFTPPYVGVFLEGYLTNMDPMSIVANGIQLILSLVVWYPFFKIYEKRYQQKEKENDKNNMSKEDEEILKDLDLDF; encoded by the coding sequence ATGTTTAACAAGTTTGAAGCTTTTATGAGCAAGTACTTAGCGCCACTTGCTAACAAGATGGATAAAGAAATTCATTTAAGTGCCATTAAAAAAGCCATGGTAGCTTTAATGCCTTTGTTAATTATTGGTAGTTTTTGTTTGATTCCAGAAGCCATCCCTAATATGATTGGTGAGAATAATCCAATATCTCAATGGATATTAGCTAATATTGATATTATTTATATTCCTTACAACGTAGGTATGGCACTGATGGCCTTATACGCTACAGCTTTTATGGCCTATCATCTTGCCAATTCCTACAAGCTGGATGTACCAGGGTGTATTAGTATGGCGGTTATTTCTTTCCTTATGATGACTGTTGATTATACAAAAGATGGTGGAATTATAACTAAATATTTAGGACCAAAAGGTCTGTTTGCAGCAATGTTTGCAGCAATTATTGCAGTGGAATTATATCGCTGGTGTAAAAAGAAGAAATTCACAATTAAAATGCCTGATTCAGTACCAGATTTTGTTTCAAGATCTTTTGAAATGATTCCAATATCAATTATTATTATTGGTTTCTTCTTAATTATACGTATTGTGTGTGTGAATGTGTTTAATATTATGCCGCCATTGATTTTTACAAGCATATTTGCACCATTAGTAGGGTCTATGGACAATCCGTTGTCTTATACATTCTTAAAGATGTTGCAATGTTTATTATTCTTCTTTGGAATTCATCCTTCTGTATTGAGCCCAATTACAACTCCAATTTCTACTCAATTCTTAGCAGAAAATATAGCTAACTATAAAGCTGGATTAGCCATGACCCATTTCTTCGCCCCAGGTCCAGAGTCTGCATTTGGTAACTTTACAGGAACAGGTATAACATTTGGTCTAGTATTCTGGTGCTTATTATCTAAATCAAAGGCCTTAAAGCAGATAGGACGTGTTGCATTAATTCCTGCGTTATTTGGAATAAACGAACCAATATTATTTGGTGCTCCAATTGTATTAAATCCTATATTTTTTATTCCATACGTTATTTGCGGTGGAATTATAGGGACTATCCCTGGTTGGATGATGAAATTTGGAATGTTAAGCTGTTCATTCTTTACACCTCCTTATGTGGGTGTTTTCTTAGAGGGATATCTTACTAATATGGATCCAATGTCCATTGTTGCTAATGGAATTCAATTAATCTTATCACTTGTTGTATGGTATCCATTTTTTAAGATATATGAAAAACGTTATCAACAAAAGGAAAAGGAAAATGATAAGAATAACATGTCTAAAGAAGATGAAGAAATCTTAAAGGATCTCGATTTGGACTTCTAA